In the genome of Chryseobacterium sp. 52, the window GAAAACTCAGTGGATATTCTTTTAATTGACGAGGCACATAGGATTGGAAAGACCTCAAACAATCAATATACAAAGGCTGCTGACAGAACAGAATTGCCTCAAATTGACACCCTTATAAAAGCCGCAAAAGTCTCAATTTTCTTTATTGACGATAAACAGAACATAAGAGAACAGGAAATTGGGAATACTGAGTTAATAAGAAAAACAGCCTCTAATTATAACTGTTCTATAGAAGAAGTAGAACTTATTTCTCAATTTCGATGTAATGGTTCCGACAATTATTTAGATTGGCTGGAGTCAACTTTAGGTCATAATGAATCCAAAAGAATACTCAAGAAACAGGATAACTACGAATTTAAGATCTTCCCATCCCCTTCGGAGCTTTATAATGAACTCGTAAAAAAAAGTAAAGAAAAGAACACAACAGCAAGATTAACAGCTGGATTCTGTTGGCCATGGTCTAAAATGTTAGATGAAAATGGAAATTTGAAAAATGATGTAAGAATAGGTTCCTTTGCAATGCCATGGGAAACTCATGGTGATATAACAAGACCTCCATCAGGTTTTGTTAAATGGTATGAATGGGCATATAAACCAGAAGGTATTAAACAAGTGGGTTGTATCTATACAGCACAAGGCTTTGAATTCGATTACATTGGAGTTATTATAGGTAATGATTTAAAATATGATGAAAGTACCGATACTCTTAAAGGAGATATAACAGCAACACAAGATCCAACTTTACGAAGAGGAAAAGACAATTTTGATGAATATGTTAAAAATATTTACCGAGTTCTTATGTCACGAGGAATGAAAGGATGTTATGTTTACTTTACGGAAAAAGAAACGGAGAAATACTTTAGATCAAGATTAGAACTAATATAAAAAGTATTTCAGCAAAAAACAAATACTGCAAGCATTCAATTTAGAAGAAAAAATAAAAAGGTATCAATGTGCTAATATTAGATAAAAAGAACATAATTACCAAAGATAAATGAGGCAGAACATTTTTAATTTTAGTTAAAAACATAAAGGAATTATAAAAAGCATCTGATAATTAAACCATATAAAGTATCATCATAATGTATAGCCAATAGTTAGTTATAGGGAGGTCTAAATAAAAAATATGTAAAGTTTCAAATACCAGACAAAATCATTAATGAAGCTTTTGACAAACAAAAGGTCGGTTTAAGTGAAGGGGTTTTGTACCTGCTAAATTATTAAAAAGAATTTTCTATGTAATATTTACAATTTATATAAGGTTCAAGTTTAGTCACCCCTTATCTTTACAATACTTTTCCCCATCCATCTCCTCAACCTCCACACCGGCAAATACACAAATACCACAGACAAAATACCCGCAAGCACACCCACTACCACAGACATGGCCGTAGCATCCAGTTTATAATCTTTTGATAAATTATACTGCGCCAAAAACAGTAAAGACAGCACGAGAGAACACGTAATCAAACCATGCAGAATGCTTAGTTTAGTCATTAGCTTCTTGATGTTAAGCTGTTCATCTACTGTAAATTCAATGGCGCCCTGGCCGGCAGCATCCGTTACTCTTTTGAGGATATCAATCGTAAGGACAACAGGTAAAAACAGAGCCATAGGTAAGGTAAGACGGGCCAGGTTTTGGTCTCCGGCAAAGAAATGCGTGTATCCTAATTCCTTAAAGCTGGCATACGCGATAATGAAGTTGAAAAATACATTCGGAAGGACATAATAGATCGTGCGCTTGATTAAAAAGCGTTTGAGGGTAGTTTTTTTGAGTTTTTTAGGCTTGGGCGGTTTGAATTTAAATTTCATAGGGACGAGGTCAGAAGTTCAATGGCTTTATCTTTAATTTTAACGGCTTCCTCGCTCGGAAGGAAATGTTCATTGGACATGAAAGTAAAGTCCATCTGTTGGTTATAAGTCGTAGTAACCAAAGTATTGGAATTCAGCCATGGAAATGCCACCGTTGGGCTGACAATCGTTTCCAGGGTAAAGTTTTTATAATCATTGGGAATATCAATTCTTCCCATATTGGACAGTGTGACATCATGCCCTCCTTTACTCGATTTCATCATAGAAATCATGCGGTCAACCACAGGATGCATCTGCTCACCCATCCATAGAAGCTCTCTGGCTTCCATTTTTTCTATTTTTTCTACCAGATCTTTTTTAATATGTCTGGCATTTTCCAGCATATCCTGACTGCCTTTTTTTAGTGACAGTTCAACAGTTGGAGCAAAAGCAAATACCTGATCCAGCTTAATTTCAGGAATAAAATGCCGTACATCAACAGGACTGATCACCTTTCCTTTAGCCTGATTCCCCTGTATTTCTTTAAATGCCTGCATAAATGACACACACAGCAATGCATGTACAGAGATACCGTTTGCTTTACATTTTTCGGTTAATTGTTTCGTCATCGCGGAATTAAATTTCCAGTGGACAAGATAATTTTTCCCGAGATTTCTTTTTTTACTTTTTCGCTGCATCAGAAAGAAAAGCCGGGCCATCACCAAATACAGGCGGGCTTTACGTTTCTTTTTCTTCATATTAAAATCAAAAGGAAGAAAATCATTAACCGAACTGAATCCCTGATAAGATTCCAGCTCAAAAGAAGGATTATCCAACAGACAGAGCAATTCACGCATCAGGGTAACGAGAGAAGTTCCGTCACAGATGCAGTGTGGCAGTACCCAAAGGATTTCTGAAACATTGTTCCCTTTAACCCATACCAATTGGGCCAGCGGTTTCTTCTCATCTGTAAACAGTCTGAACCATTCTTTTTCAGATTCTAACCGCCAGTCCTCCTCTGTTTTTCGAGGAACAATACGGATCGGGATCGGTTCAATTTCCGTTTCTTCAACAAAAAAGGGATCGTTTTCACTGGTATTATAAATTCTGGCTCTTAACAAAGGATGTTTCTGCTGAATTTTCGCTAAAGCAGCCTTAAAGTTCTCTTCTGAGATTTCTCCATTAATTTTTGCTGTAAATACACAATTTACAGGCGTTGCAGGATCTACATACATGATCCTTTCTACCATCATTAAATTTCGCATCATCA includes:
- a CDS encoding condensation domain-containing protein; translated protein: MMMRNLMMVERIMYVDPATPVNCVFTAKINGEISEENFKAALAKIQQKHPLLRARIYNTSENDPFFVEETEIEPIPIRIVPRKTEEDWRLESEKEWFRLFTDEKKPLAQLVWVKGNNVSEILWVLPHCICDGTSLVTLMRELLCLLDNPSFELESYQGFSSVNDFLPFDFNMKKKKRKARLYLVMARLFFLMQRKSKKRNLGKNYLVHWKFNSAMTKQLTEKCKANGISVHALLCVSFMQAFKEIQGNQAKGKVISPVDVRHFIPEIKLDQVFAFAPTVELSLKKGSQDMLENARHIKKDLVEKIEKMEARELLWMGEQMHPVVDRMISMMKSSKGGHDVTLSNMGRIDIPNDYKNFTLETIVSPTVAFPWLNSNTLVTTTYNQQMDFTFMSNEHFLPSEEAVKIKDKAIELLTSSL